From a single Raphanus sativus cultivar WK10039 chromosome 3, ASM80110v3, whole genome shotgun sequence genomic region:
- the LOC108848087 gene encoding farnesol kinase, chloroplastic has product MYTKKSFSLISSSPLAVDSSSSSLAVPCFFSRIPRFLNLRIATSFKSTTSTYHPRSLTSPLAALMFPENTVLSDVCATGISGVVAFSCLGFWGEIGKRGIFDQKLIRKLVHINIGLVFMLCWPLFSSGLQGALFASLIPGLNILRMLLLGLGVYQDEGTIKSMSRHGDRRELLKGPLYYALSITSACIFYWNTSPIAIAVICNLCAGDGMADIVGRRLGTEKLPYNRNKSVAGSIGMAIAGFSASVAYMYYFASFRYIENSGWDMILRFFIISIASAFVESLPVSTDIDDNLTVSLTSALLGTLLF; this is encoded by the exons ATGTATACAAAGAAGAGCTTCTCTCTCATTTCATCATCTCCCCTTGCCGTTgactcttcctcttcctctctcgCCGTCCCTTGCTTCTTCTCTCGGATTCCACGGTTCCTCAATCTTCGAATCGCGACAAGTTTTAAATCAACAACCTCCACGTATCATCCTCGGAGTCTAACGTCTCCACTCGCCGCCCTAATGTTTCCGGAAAACACAGTCCTCTCAGATGTCTGCGCCACCGGAATCTCCGGCGTCGTCGCTTTCTCGTGCCTCGGTTTCTGGGGAGAGATTGGCAAGCGCGGCATCTTCGACCAG aaactcATCAGGAAGCTTGTGCACATAAACATTGGCCTTGTTTTTATGCTTTGCTGGCCGCTCTTCAG TTCTGGACTCCAAGGAGCGCTTTTCGCTTCTCTTATACCTGGACTTAATATATTAAGGATGCTGCTCCTGGGCCTTGGTGTCTACCAAGACGAAGGAACTATCAAGTCTATGAGCAGACACGGTGATCGCAG GGAACTACTCAAGGGACCGCTTTATTATGCACTCTCCATCACATCGGCGTGTATCTTCTATTGGAACACATCTCCAATAGCCATTGCAGTGATATGCAACCTCTGTGCTGGAGATG GCATGGCTGACATTGTTGGGAGGCGGCTTGGAACAGAGAAGCTTCCTTACAATAGAAACAAATCAGTAGCTGGTAGCATTGGGATGGCGATCGCAGGGTTCTCAGCATCCGTTGCGTACATGTACTACTTTGCTTCGTTTCGTTACATTGAGAATAGCGGGTGGGATATGATTCTTcgcttcttcatcatctctaTAGCATCGGCTTTTGTGGAATCACTCCCTGTAAGCACCGACATTGACGACAATCTTACCGTTTCCTTAACATCTGCCTTGCTCGGTACTCTACTCTTCTAA
- the LOC108844402 gene encoding SAGA-associated factor 11, with translation MSNAEDNKSSNDQLSSQVFLDLVDSVIADVASECHRIARLGLDRDLEVVEEELRLSVEARAKVADPSNNLEANTKYVVDIFGQSHPPVATEVFNCMNCGRQIVAGRFAPHLERCMGKGRKARAKVTRSTTASQKRSSRRNPSDNQLASGPPGFEENVKRA, from the exons ATGTCTAACGCAGAGGATAATAAATCTTCCAATGATCAG CTCTCGTCCCAGGTTTTTCTTGATCTTGTAGACTCGGTGATTGCTGACGTGGCATCCGAGTGTCACCGGATAGCGAGACTAGGGCTTGACCGAGACTTGGAGGTAGTAGAAGAAGAGTTGAGGTTATCAGTGGAAGCGCGTGCTAAAGTTGCTGATCCTAGCAACAACCTAGAGGCCAACACTAAATACGTTGTTGATATATTTGGTCAGAGCCACCCTCCTGTAGCTACTGAGGTGTTCAACTGTATGAACTGTGGGAGACAGATCGTTGCGGGGAGGTTTGCTCCTCATTTGGAAAGATGCATGGGGAAG GGAAGAAAGGCTCGCGCCAAGGTGACCAGGAGCACAACTGCTTCCCAGAAACGGAGCTCACGACGCAACCCAAGTGATAACCAGTTAGCAAGTGGTCCACCTGGTTTTGAAGAGAACGTGAAAAGGGCTTGA
- the LOC108857172 gene encoding uncharacterized protein At4g04775-like produces the protein MGVYSYSQPSQSEDLFGNNDDSDYSETEDLIRRDQAELSLERRSEVQYPPQPEVEFGCPQVCYCGSQPLLRNSRTDPGRLVYTCANVDDGECHVWKWWDEAIMEEMRARDRHVLQLAEKVDNLTVLPDYETDQRLSTLEKIVDDIVVDKSEQRLSSLEKYGFQCFVIAMLLVVVVVAMVV, from the exons ATGGGAGTTTACAGCTATTCGCAGCCATCTCAGTCGgaagatttatttggaaacaaTGACGATAGTGACTACAGTGAGACGGAGGATTTAATACGCCGTGATCAAGCTGAGCTAAGCTTGGAAAGACGTTCAGAGGTTCAGTATCCTCCGCAACCGGAGGTTGAGTTTGGCTGCCCACAGGTTTGCTACTGTGGTTCTCAGCCACTCCTCCGCAACAGTCGTACTGATCCAG GTCGGTTAGTCTACACTTGCGCGAATGTTGACGATGGCGAATGCCATGTCTGGAAGTGGTGGGATGAGGCCATCATGGAGGAGATGAGAGCGAGAGATAGACACGTGCTTCAGCTAGCTGAGAAGGTAGATAATCTAACTGTGCTGCCTGACTATGAGACTGATCAGAGGTTGAGTACCCTAGAGAAGATTGTGGATGATATAGTGGTGGATAAATCTGAGCAGAGGTTGAGTAGCCTAGAGAAGTATGGGTTTCAGTGCTTTGTAATAGCCATGCTTCTTGTTGTGGTTGTGGTAGCCATGGTGGTCTAA